The nucleotide window TTTTATTTAGCGGATTTAATAGAAAAATCGGATAATTTTAAAAAATTTGCGATATTGACCAACGGCACATTGACCGACGACCGCATAATAAGCAAGATTAAGGATTATAAAAAACTTTCCGAAATTCAAGTATCTTTAGACGGACACGATGAAGAAACGCATGATAATATAAGAGGTGCGGGAACTTTTTTAAAAGCGGTCGAATCTATTCGAAAATTTAAAAATTCCTGCATTAAAACATCGGTGATGTTTACCCTCCATAAAAAAAATATAGGGTCTGCCGTCAAGATGCTCACGCTTGCTGATTCCCTAAAAGTAAATTCTCTGACCGTGGAGCGGATGACTACTATGAGCGAAGCCGAAAAGGAGGAATTTTTTATAGATGCCCCGGAATTAAAAAAAGTTTACTCCGATGTTTATTGTAAAGCAAAAAAGGAATTATCGGGCAAGGATACCAAGCTAGTAACATCGAGGCCGTTGTGGAATTTGATAGACGAGAATACCGGCGGTTATTGTCCCGTCGGGTTTTCTTCCATTTGCGTCATGCATGACGGGACACTGCTGCCGTGCAGAAGGCTTTACCTGCCGCTCGGCAACATACTGACCGACGGGCTTTTCAAGGTATGGTATAATTCGGATATTTTATGGGAAATGAGAAAAAGGGATGATAGAAATGAATGTTCGAGCTGTGCCCATATCGAAAGATGCGGCGGATGCAAGGCTATAAGTTATTACCATAATAAAGATTTAAACACAAAAGACCCGCAGTGCTGGATATAGAGGAAAATTAAAAAATGAGAATATTAAAACTTTCGGATAATGTCAGTTTAAAACAGTATCAGGAAAAATATATGCTTTTTGACAACCTTAACGGAAATATATATAAACTTAACAGGCTTTCTTACGAAATATTATTATTGTGCGACGGGAAGAGCACTGACGAAGATATAATAAACAATATAATAAATAATTTTGCCGTTTCTACGGAAAAGGCGGCAAAAGACTTTGACGATATAATAAATACGCTTTTAGATAAGCATTATGTACTGAATATTATTTAATTTATGCCATATCGACCATGTCGATTTAATTTGACATTATATTAGCTGTAAGATTTATAATTATAATATAAAGAAAGATTAATCAAAAAAGACCGGAGTCAAAAAAATGCCTATTTATCAGTATAAATGCCAAAAGTGCGGCAGGGATTTTGAAGTTTATCAAAGCAAGCTTTCCGAATTTTATAGGAAAACCTTTAAAACAAAAAAAGAGGTGCGATGCCCATCCTGTAAAACCAAAGACGTTATTCTTGCAAAGAAGGTTGAACTTAAGGAAGCGATTGCATGCGGCAAAACAGGCGGCGGTTTCGGGTGAGGCACATAAAACAGGCAGGTTGCCTCGGATTTTTTTAGTTCGTTCGCGAGAAACTAAAATAAAGTTAAATTAAGAGGGTGGAGGTCTGCACCTGTTTAAAAATTATAATTATATAACCATGTTTAATTTATTTATTTAAAACAGGAGGTTTTATATGGCAAAAGTCGCGGTTATAGTCTTAGAAGGAACCGAACTTAAAGAATCGGTTGCAAAGATAAGGCATGCCATGATATACTCAAAAGAAATCAAGGCTTCAGGAAATGAAATAATCCTTATTTTCGATGGCAATGGAACAAAGTGGCTCGATATAATATCCAATGACACATCCGACTTCGATTTTTTAAACAAGTTATTTAGAGAAATACAATCGATGGGAATAATTTACAGGGCGTGCGACTTCTGTTCCACTAGAAAGGAGGTAAAAGACAGCCTTGTTAAAAAGAATATCGAACTCGTATCAGAATACGACGGTCATCCCAATGTCGGCAGGTTGATAAACGAAGGTTATCAGGTAATAGTTATATAATTTATGTAATTTGGAGATTTAAATGACAGGATTTGAAAGCGGTTTTTTTGTGCCAGATGTATCATTGGCGGTAGCCTTTCTGGCAGGGTTGTTCTCTTTTGCAAGCCCATGCGTTTTTCCCTTAATCCCTTCTTATCTATCATATGTATCCGGGTTTTCGGTTGCGGAACTTTCGGGCGGGAAAGGGGCGGCGGACGACGAAAGAAGACGGAAAGCGGCAAGGAGAGCCGTTGTTATCAACTCGCTTTTTTTATATTAGGATTTACCGTAATTTTTGTGCTTCTCGAAATGTTCAGCGGGGCGGTGGCAGATTTTATAAAATCCGCGTGGGTAATGCGGATAAGCGGCATAGTGGTTGTTCTCATGGGTTTATATATCGCGGGGATTTTAAACAAGCTTAAAATATTTTCGTTTTTAAACAGGGATGTCCAATTTAATTTGAAAAACAAGCCTGCGGGCATTATCGGCTCTGCCGTAATCGGCGCAATATTCGCGGGTGCGTGGACGCCCTGCATAGGCCCGATACTTGCCTCAATTCTTTTTATAAGCGCCACGCTTCATAATTCGCTTGAAGACGGCTTTCTTCTATTTACATATTCCATGGGTCTTGCCGTTCCTTTTTTTATAAGCGCGGTATCGTTAAATCTGTTCTTCACCGCATTTAAAAGATTTAAAAAATATATCCGGACAATCCAGATAATAATAGGAGTGCTTTTGATTGCCGTCGGGGTTTTGATATTCTTTAACTATTTATCGATCATATCGCTATATTTCGGCAATACCTTTCATTACAACATACCTTATAACGGATAGGCGGGTTAATGAACACCTTATCCTGTCCCTGCATCTTCAAATAAAAAACGCCGACTGTCACAATCGTGACATAATAATCCCAAATTGTAAAGTAAAATAGATATTGTTATGTAATAAATAAATAAAAATTAACTAACGGGAGGTGCTTTATGAAAAAATTAATTTTCATGACAATGGCTGCATTTATGATGTTAGGTTTGATTGCGGTTGGAAACGCAAATGCAAGTTATACCGGCATGTCAAACCCTTGCGGCAAAAACATGTCAAATGCCTGCGGCAAGAAAAAAACCTCGATGAAAAATTCTTGCGGTAAAATGAAAAATCCCTGCGGAAACGGCGGCGGAATGAAATAAAAAAAGCCGTTTATTGCCGGCGTAGATTAATTAGCTGTCCCTTGCTTTATTCTTTATCTTTATCATTATATTGTAGATTATATTATATAATGTAATGATATAATTCCAGGTTTTTAATACTGCGCCGGTTTGTTTATTTTAACGAGGATACGGTTTTGTGAAGCATAAGAAATATAAATCGTTGCATGTCCTTCAGGGTATTTTTGATATTTTTAGATTTAAGCGGTTGAAGAACAGCCTGCTTTATTTACCCATAATTTTAATTCCGTTACTTTTTGCATCCGTTATTTTTTTAACCGTTTATGTTTATGCTAAAGTTAATGCAAGCAATCAAAATGCCGATAAAAAATATTTATATTTAAAGAAACTTGCCGCACATAAAAATACCCATAAATTCCTAAATATTTACTGGAAAACTCCTATCGATGAGGGGAAACCCCCATATAAATGGCCCGAGATTCAAAAATCCCTTTCACCATCCTCTTGCATGGCATGCCATTACGATCAATATGAGGAATGGAAGAACTCAAGAATGGCGCATTCAATGGATGCAGGAGTGGTAGCGCAGCTTTTATTAAAAAAAATGACCTCAAAACACTGGAAGCCTTGGGTTATGAGCTGTCTTAGCTGTCATTCGCCGCTTGCGGAATATTATATAAAACATAATAAATATAAAGGGTTAGATAAAAAAGAAAAGTATATTTTAAAAAATGGTACAAAAGAAAAAAAAGCAATGGTTATTGCATTAAACGCACTAAAAATACCTATGAATAAAGGCGCCTTAAGCGTTAGCTGCGCTACATGTCATGTGAGATATTATCGCAGATTTGGTCCTGACATTAAAAAATATATGAAGCAGGGTAAGGTTGCACACGGAGGCTTTGTTCCAAGCAAAGCATTTACAAAATCTTATTTTTGTATAAAATGCCATCAACTTCCTTCGGATAATAGAAGACTCAAAGGAAAATTATTTGAAAATACTTACTATGAATGGAAAAACAGCATCTACGCAAAAAAAGGCATTTCATGCGAAACGTGTCACACCCCTAATGGGTCAATGGCTTTTAAAAGTATTTATAATAAAAACTTTGTATTGAAAGCCGTAACTATTCGCCTTAAAAAGGTTAACATTAATTCCGCTAATGTCCAAACAATTTTGAGTTTGACAAATTCAGGAGTCGGACATGATTTTCCTACTTATACGACGCCTAAGGTTATTTTGAATGTCGGGCAGGAAAATATCAAGGGGAAAGTTATTAAAAAGTCTGTTAAAAGTTATATAATAGGCTGGAGCGTGAGCTTAAATTTAAAGAAGCAATATTTTGATACGCGTCTAAAGCCTTTTCAAACAGCCAAGCTTATTTATGACCGCCCGTTAGTTGAAGGAGCGCAATATTTAAAGGCGTGGATTTACGTTGAACCGGAGTCGCATTATATACGCTTCTTTAAAGCATTTTTAAAGATTAAGCGGCTGCCGAAAATTATTAAAATTTTACTTTCAGAAGCACTAAAACAAGATTTAGATTGTAAATATCTATTGTGGGAAAAACGGATAAAAATAAATTGAAAATTTTTTATTGAAGACCGGCTATTTCTTTTAATTTATTTAAATTTTTTATAATAATTTTTTTTTGTGAAAATCGATAATCCCCAAGTTTTTTAATTTATCCAGCACAATCGTTGTCCTTTGCCTTGAGGCTCCCGTCAGGTTTGAAATTTCTTCGTGGGTTAATTTAAATTTAATATTTATTTGGATGCAGCGTTCTAATATATTTGTTGAAGACGGTACGAGAACTTCCTCGACCCCAAAATTATTGGCAAGATAAATTAAAACCTCCGATATTCTGGCGTCCAAACTTTTATATGCCAGCGATGCAATTTTTGTTGAAATATATTTAAACCGCAAACCGATTAATTTCAAAACCCTGTTGCCTATGACCGGATAAAGATTTAGTATTTTGTCGAAGTCGTCTTTTTTAAATTTACAAACCTCAGTATCCGTCAAAGCAAAAGCGCTTTCGGCATTTAAAAAATCGAAACTTGCTTCGCCGTCAAACACGTAATCGGCAAAATTTCCAAAAATTTCATTCGGCTTTAAAATCTCTACTATAA belongs to Candidatus Acidulodesulfobacterium acidiphilum and includes:
- a CDS encoding PqqD family protein, producing MRILKLSDNVSLKQYQEKYMLFDNLNGNIYKLNRLSYEILLLCDGKSTDEDIINNIINNFAVSTEKAAKDFDDIINTLLDKHYVLNII
- a CDS encoding cytochrome c biogenesis protein CcdA; the protein is MRFSLNPFLSIICIRVFGCGTFGRERGGGRRKKTESGKESRCYQLAFFILGFTVIFVLLEMFSGAVADFIKSAWVMRISGIVVVLMGLYIAGILNKLKIFSFLNRDVQFNLKNKPAGIIGSAVIGAIFAGAWTPCIGPILASILFISATLHNSLEDGFLLFTYSMGLAVPFFISAVSLNLFFTAFKRFKKYIRTIQIIIGVLLIAVGVLIFFNYLSIISLYFGNTFHYNIPYNG
- a CDS encoding Crp/Fnr family transcriptional regulator, giving the protein MSKLWLLQNLKIFESLSKKDIGLIDDLSKMEYYKKNDTIYLGESQSSHVYILKKGNIKITLSTEYGKEFIVEILKPNEIFGNFADYVFDGEASFDFLNAESAFALTDTEVCKFKKDDFDKILNLYPVIGNRVLKLIGLRFKYISTKIASLAYKSLDARISEVLIYLANNFGVEEVLVPSSTNILERCIQINIKFKLTHEEISNLTGASRQRTTIVLDKLKNLGIIDFHKKKLL
- a CDS encoding radical SAM protein, which codes for MDGYNNKNRNNEFYIQWHFIDSCNLRCSHCYQKDYNHKEIDFNMLKSIFLKINEAMSKWGMGCFISLTGGEPFLKPEGLFYLADLIEKSDNFKKFAILTNGTLTDDRIISKIKDYKKLSEIQVSLDGHDEETHDNIRGAGTFLKAVESIRKFKNSCIKTSVMFTLHKKNIGSAVKMLTLADSLKVNSLTVERMTTMSEAEKEEFFIDAPELKKVYSDVYCKAKKELSGKDTKLVTSRPLWNLIDENTGGYCPVGFSSICVMHDGTLLPCRRLYLPLGNILTDGLFKVWYNSDILWEMRKRDDRNECSSCAHIERCGGCKAISYYHNKDLNTKDPQCWI